One region of Nycticebus coucang isolate mNycCou1 chromosome 10, mNycCou1.pri, whole genome shotgun sequence genomic DNA includes:
- the ZNF568 gene encoding zinc finger protein 568 isoform X4, whose protein sequence is MNKVWEVDEKIKKQQETLVRKITLISKKTLIKEKVIECKKVAKIFPLSSDVTSRQSFFESDSLDKGLQHNLDLNSYEKGCIREKNYKCNEYEKPFYHCSSYVVSPFKCNQCGQDFSHQFDFMRHERIHAGEKPYECKECGKAFSRKENLITHQKIHTGEKPYKCNECGKAFIQMSNLIRHQRIHTGEKPYACKDCWKAFSQKSNLIEHERIHTGEKPYECKECGKSFSQKQNLIEHEKIHTGEKPYVCNECGRAFSRMSSVTLHMRSHTGEKPYKCNKCGKAFSQCSVFIIHMRSHTGEKPYVCSECGKAFSQSSSLTVHMRNHTAEKPYECNECGKAFSRKENLITHQKIHTGEKPYECNECGKAFIQMSNLIRHQRIHTGEKPYVCMVCGKAFSQKSNLTEHEKIHTGEKPYHCNQCGKSFSQRQNLLEHEKIHTGEKPFKCNECGKAFSRISSLTLHVRSHTGEKPYECNKCGKAFSQCSLLIIHMRSHTGEKPFECNECGKAFSQRASLSIHKRGHTGEKRQVY, encoded by the coding sequence AAGTTTGGGAAGTTGATGAAAAGATCAAGAAGCAACAGGAAACACTTGTGAGGAAAATCACACTCATCTCCAAGAAAACTCTGATTAAGGAAAAAGTCATTGAATgtaaaaaagttgcaaaaatatttCCTCTGAGCTCAGACGTTACTTCAAGACAGAGTTTCTTTGAATCTGACTCACTTGATAAGGGTTTGCAACATAATTTAGACTTAAATAGTTATGAGAAAGGCTgtataagagagaaaaattataaatgtaatgagTACGAGAAACCATTTTACCATTGCTCGTCCTACGTTGTATCCCCATTTAAGTGTAATCAGTGTGGACAAGACTTCAGTCATCAATTTGACTTCATGAGACATGAGAGAATTCATgctggagagaagccctatgaatgtaaggaatgtggaaaagccttcagcaGGAAGGAAAATCTTATTACACATCAGAAAATTCATACAGGGGAAAAGCCGTATaagtgtaatgaatgtggaaaagctttcattcaGATGTCAAACCTTATTAGAcaccagagaattcatactggcgAGAAACCTTATGCATGTAAGGATTGTTGGAAAGCCTTCAGTCAGAAATCCAATCTCATTGAACAtgagagaattcacactggagaaaaaccctatgaATGCAAGGAATGTGGGAAATCCTTCAGCCAGAAGCAAAATCTTATTGAACATGAGAAAATTCATACTGGGGAGAAACCTTATGTATGTAATGAGTGTGGTAGAGCTTTTTCTCGAATGTCATCTGTTACTCTGCATATGAGAAGTCACACAggggagaaaccatacaaatgtaataaatgtggaaaagctttctcTCAATGCTCAGTATTTATTATACATATGAGAAGtcacactggtgagaaaccctatgtatgtagtgaatgtggaaaagccttctctCAAAGTTCATCCCTTACTGTACATATGAGAAATCATACAGCTGAGAAGCcctatgaatgtaatgaatgtgggaaagccttcagccGGAAAGAAAATCTTATTACacatcagaaaattcatactggagagaaaccttatgaatgcaatgagtgtgggaaagcctttataCAGATGTCAAACCTCATTCGAcaccagagaattcatactggtgagaaaccctatgTATGCATGgtatgtgggaaagcctttagtCAGAAATCAAATCTCACTGAACATGAaaaaattcatactggagagaaaccctatcaTTGTAATCAATGTGGGAAATCTTTTAGTCAGAGACAAAATCTTCTTGAGCATGAaaaaattcacactggagagaaaccatttaaatgtaatgaatgtggtaaAGCCTTCTCTCGAATCTCATCCCTTACTCTTCATGTGAGAAGTCATACAggggagaaaccttatgaatgtaataaatgtggaaaagccttttcTCAATGCTCTTTACTTATTATACATATGAGAAGtcatactggtgagaaaccctttgaatgtaatgaatgtgggaaagcatTCTCTCAAAGAGCATCCCTTTCTATACATAAGAGAGGTCATACAGGTGAGAAACGCCAAGTGTACTAA